Below is a genomic region from Argiope bruennichi chromosome 3, qqArgBrue1.1, whole genome shotgun sequence.
caaaagatgtttttttttgcacacatataattttgaatttttttcagtatcaTGGATATTACATTTTCCCATTTAATGCAGTCTCTACAAATATTTAGGTTCTTAGTACTCTTGAAAAATTAGTAATAGCTTagataatagtaaataaaacaatttaatttgtacaaaaaattattaaacatattttaataaatttagaaataatcaatGAGATTGCtgaaacaattcatttaaaaatattttcaaattgtgGAATAAAGGCACACccagctattttttttatcggaTACTGTAAAAAGAAACCCGGCATAACATAAAAgatgttaaaataggaattaattATCTCTAAGCTTTGAAATTTAAGGTGgatattcatattttgtaaaaaccaAAGCCCAAATTAATTTTGTGctgttaaaatttgctttaagGATTTTTTACAAGATAACTCAATTAGATTCTTATGTAACTGTAAAtggaaaaatgtcattaaatggATCTTGAATAAGTGCAGAATATTCGATATTATCATTATCGTTCTCAAAACACACCGTTCATGTGATAAGCTGTGAAAAGGACTTCGGAAAAATGTCAAAACCAAAGAATTAAATCAGAAATGGAGAAACAGcaacatcaaaattatataatatcggACGTCTTTATTGTAAGGAAATGTAGACAGCCCTGATTCCACTTCGTATATTTCGGGCGCCACTAGTCTAATGCATATTCATTAGTCTCATTTAAAGTCTTTCTTTAGTTTGCAGATACTTGATAGTTCCATTTAGAAGAGTTATATTTCGTGTCTGCGTACCAGGAGTGGtacataatttttgcattattctgTTTCACAATTTCCTCTATACTTAtcagaaacaaaatgaattttccgATTTgtacttaaatcaataaatgcgAAATATGTCAAATCGAACTTGTTGgagattttattcaataaaatttcttaaaccaaattatatatttcatttctatataatttttttttaatctattttgatGTAAAgttgttttcagaaaatggtggaatACTTGTGGAATTCGGAAAAATCTGtctctttttttccaaaaatatacaaaaattgttcAATACATCACAATAagattcattctaaaaatatttgaaatgtatttttttttgttattgtctAGAACTCATATCAACATGCTGAAGTACGTCGCCCTGCTTTTAGTTGCTGTAGCTGTTGCTCAAGCAATTGTGTGTCCTAAAGACTTCTGCGATAAAGTAGAATGTGAGGAACTCACCGATTGTCTTGAAGAAAACGGACAAAAGATTAGAGAGAAGGGCAGTTATTGTCAGTGCTGTGATATCTGCATAAAACTTCTGGGTATGTTAATAACTAAAATACTAAATGTAAACCAATGACTATTCAATAATCTTgatattaatgttaatatttttcaaaaatatttataaataaaagtgaaatgtatgaataatttatatgctGTAGCATTTTACATTACTGAAcagattttctacaaaattttgatcaaaatttttatgaagaaaaatgaagttTAAGGGAATTTTTCaggattaattaaatagttaaattttttataattaatatctatGTTTCCAAAAGTAAGAAGAATTGTGACAAaggaattatataatattgacattgctattatttattattgttatttatactgaatgaaaatatcatagatatttaaaatcatttattaatttatttccgaGTTATTTCTCTCAATGTTTagttaaattctctaaaatttttaaaaattaataaataacttataaaaaataagcaatggacgatttaaaaaatttgattgagTAGTGGGAAACTATGCGATtgaatataacttgattaaatttatattttctttttaaaataaatttacaatctttattataaataataataagaaacattagttttacattaaagtattatatacatatttaataaatgctttcttttatttgtgGACTGGTAGATCATcgaatactaattatatttttaatttcttacatatGGCATTTAtccacataattattaaaattgatttaacacTTAATACTGcaacttttattgaattatttgaaattgtatcaGGAATTCTAAATCATAAGGAAATTTTCGGATAAAACTTTGAGATAATGAATCGAAAAGTTGATTTCTGTATTAATGAATAGGAAGAAAATACTCAAAATCGATATATAGCTGGGACTTAGAGATAAATGccgtttaattattttgattatgaatgaatttaattcagtgactacatttttgaaattcaccGTTTCAACATTAAACATaatgtgtaaattaaaaataaatagaaattcactAAGCTCATAACAAATAAAGATTAGTCAGAATAAAGCATTTCATGTATGCATGGTTGTATAGGTTAATATGGAAAGAATAAACAATATAGCAAATATTAATGTCAATATTGTACAGTACTTAACTTTAAAATCATTTGGACTTTTGAGAATGAGGCATTTATATTAGGagtcataatttgaaaaaaatatatgattcagtAAATCGAATAGGAGTATTTAGATAAATACGTAAAACAGACGTAGAATGATTGTATATGGAACATTGGCATCCTCATAGTAAACTTTTTCAATCTGAAAGTAgattgaaattgttttcaaatttcgtCGAATTTTATATGAGATAATATGaggatttttataaagaattatccaaatattataagatataataaatgatattatattttaccACCAGATTTTCAGTAATGTACTATAAAACCgatataagaaaaattgtttttttaatccatatatagtcatcaataataatttttttaatataaaaaataattttattttaaaataatttatatttgacaaaaatgtaTGCAgacgaatatttgaaaattttgcctTAATATCAATGTgctttccatatatatatatatatatatatatatatatatatatatatatatatatatattacaatagaatatatatatatatatataattttattataatattgctatttaatattctattgtaATATTACTATATACTAAAACACTTTTGTTATTTGTTTACATTACACAAAAACAACGAGGCTTAGACACTCGccggaatttttttaaacatattgttttaaatgactttataaatatttattcctttcttaGGATATGAcatatatttctacaatttttaatttcaaagtatgtatttaatatatataaaataatgatcgtccctttaattaaatttcattcaaatcaataagttattttaaaatcaaatagaaGTCTTCACAAGTCTGTTGAGTTGAGCAAAAACCTTCATTATGAAGCCTTTCCAATTTGGTCAATCGGAGTTAATTGATTTTTGATAACTTTGATGCTGAgaaaatgatattgaatttttaaaattttcttaatttataggAAGGGAATCAATGTTTTCTATTGCATCTCTAGATCCTCACAGGTTATAACCATCTCAGATCTTTGACAGCTgcaattattataacatattattggattaattgttttgaattttgatttttagagcTATTTGAATACTGAAAACATGTTTTTTGAACGCAGTTAGATAAAGATATGGACtccttaattaatattattactgtGCAATTCCGTAATTCTGTGTAACTAATGTTATTTGagcttaaatattaatatcacaaTTAAGGCTTTTATGAACAACAAATTAAAAcggaatttagaatatttgaaccTCCGATTCAATAACCCAAACAATGCCATCAGACCTCAACATCATGTGGAACCTTAGAATCTTTTAAATATCtcatacataattaatatttaaaatcatcaaaagaacagatttttttctaaaatgattggAAACAGCAATATAAGTACATACATATTAATTCATGCCGTATTTTTTGTAGGAGAAAACGAAGACTGCGTTCCTGAATCCGACTTTTTGGGCGTTATAATAACTTCAGAGTGTGCCTCTGGTCTTCTTTGTGATCCTAGCCTGAAAAAATGTATTAGACCAGCTGTATATTAGATCATCAactcaaaaaatatcattaaaattcattgattattgCGCTTTACttgattatgttttttttttgtatgaaccATTCCCTtggtagaaaataattaagactATTGCATTGCTAGTTTGTGCTTTTCGAATAAGAATGTGCCATAAACTGTTCCTTCTAGACAAAATTCCTTAGTATAATATAAGGAAgtgagcattttaaaaaataatttcatttacattagaCTTCGATTATAtagaatcttgaaaaaaaattggataaatttaaaaaatgagtatgTATTGCTTGAAGACAAtgttggcgtttttttttttttttttttttttttttaatattcttgtatttaaaaaaaatacaacaaaatataaacattaagtTTTTACTAGGTTAAggataattattatgaaaaaaaaaataacattaaagaaatattgttaaatatttactaCGAAATAGTAGTGTTATTTTTTCGTTCTACAGATAGTGGAACAATCacagaaaatgcaattttacatttAGTTATCTTCAAATGGCCTCAACGGTGGAAAATTTTAATGTGCTTATTCATTTTCATGATTTCAAATCGAGCATTACTGCTCAGTATTGATTTTGGTGTTATATAAGGCGTAGAATGTTTTTACTGACAGTTAAAGACACTTATGCACTCAAAGTTAAGATCACAGATACTGTTATCTACCTAAACAGCCGAAATGTTTACCGCCTTGACGCCTTTGACCTTCCAATGTGCTCATATTGAAATTTACTGATGTAAGGGATtctattaaaaaactataaaaacatcTTTATAATAAAACGGTACAgccatttatcaaattataataaattttaatcataagatttttttttataattgtaataaattataataaatttttataataagtttttataatcaGAGGAAAGCTTTGTGACCACACTATATTATATCTTCTTGGAAGAGaagaataaaacacaaatatattcAGACCCTTTTTTAATCACAAATCACAAATTGGCTACTCCAACCCGCTGGAAGGCACACGgatttgaatgaccggaccactgcaacagcaacactggcgggaactgtgactgagtcctaagggccatcaccggccaaggtacaacccttaCGTAAGGAAGTAAATCCTGccatcgatgggagaagccagacCCCCCCCCACCTGTTCGTGTACCTGaaaggatggcgagaaccaactaccatgcaggaagcttctcatcctcaattatgaggCGCGCCCTCCACATGggacatacatttttttaaaaatatgaattatttgctAATCGATGTCCCGCTTGAGGTCTCAAAGGCTCGAAAAGTACACTTTTAAATGGGGCGAAAATTAGTTCGCAGACTTACGATACACTCATGGCTTATGcaaattgttatattaaataaacttattttaaaatttcggagtttttctctttcaccttctaaaacttaaattatcgaagtttcattcattatttaattatttacaaggttgtattttattatattaaaaataacttaaaattaaaagtgaaaaaaatattattttcgcgttaaaagagaaaattatactGACTCTTATAAAGTGTCATATATATGctgaaattctgaataaaatgctGTAATTGTGGAAAGCATTATACTATCCATTTTAATGACAAGGAAACGCCCATATCTGAAGAAGAATTAATTGTTCCCACTGAAAAAATATccggaaagaaaaaatataatttcctggAATTCAGTGGCTTATCTTATATGAATCTAGACTTAAGATAAACTACTGCCTTTTTAATCAAACCAGACGTCTACATGCTGAAACAGAATGCATAATATCAGAgaatgttttgataattatttggaaTCTCAGAAAAAGGCCATTAACACAAaaacttatacttttaaaatagctttgttAATAATTTGCGCATTATATTATGAACAGCAACAATATCACGATTTCTTGCTATGTATTTCAACGTTATTTTTATAGATGAGTATGGAATAATAAGGTTAAAATTGCtagcataaaatttattcatttaaactgTTACTTTTGAAAAAGAACAGTAAGACTGAATACGATAACAAATGAATTAAAGTGGAAACcaaaactgattaaattaaaCGAAATTATGTTATTTCTTACATCATTTTAGCAGctttaacagattaaaaaattaaaaaaatattgcttattcaTCATATTGTACCAAAAAATTTCATGATGTTAgagtgaaagaaatattaaaattattgaggTACATAAAATCAAGAAACAGCTTgtaataaaagtagaattttaaggTTACATTCAGATTTTGTCattgaagaaaaattgcaaatatgtttgaaaaaaaattcttaggttTATGGAAAAGGAAATCCTGatttatcaatcaattaatttaagaactaaattttgcgattaataaaaaaacatattcctctctaaaatttaaaatagtgcaGATAAAGTAATTCCCCGTCAGGTTTATTAATTTCGTTTTGTTGGAATACAGGTAAGATAATTGAATTTCTGTTGAAATGTTCTCTCCTAGAAAAATTCCGAAATTCTCTGAAACGTTGGTTCGCAGTTCTTCCGCTATGATTCTTATTCGAAATGAATCTTcccgattattaaaaaaaaatcaagaaattacaATGCTCCTTTAATTAAGAAGGGATCTATGGCGTTTCTTTACTGATTATTTTACTGCTAAAAATCTTACCAGTTCAATAAGaagtttatagaaaaaatttttcagaaaaatgtaccAGAATAAAATAAGGTCATGACGCTTTCaaattctccaaaaataaattaatataactggACCTAATTTGATGTTGAAGTAGACCatgcttatttgaaaaaaaacacattgatAATGGTTTGAcgagataaataatttatgtggGACATAGtgtatttatacataaattgatctcaaactttcaattttctttaaccTTATCCAGAAATTCAGTagttgataatatatatatcaacaacTATTGATACACAATGA
It encodes:
- the LOC129963689 gene encoding uncharacterized protein LOC129963689 translates to MLKYVALLLVAVAVAQAIVCPKDFCDKVECEELTDCLEENGQKIREKGSYCQCCDICIKLLGENEDCVPESDFLGVIITSECASGLLCDPSLKKCIRPAVY